CCGATTGGAGCGGAGGATTTGCCGGCGCTGCTGGCGTGGGCCAGGGAGCATCAACCCGATTTGACGGTGGTGGGGCCGGACAACCCGCTGGCGCTGGGGATTGTGGACCAATTTCAGGCGGTCGGCTTGCGCATCTGGGGGCCTAATCAACGGGCGGCTCAATTTGAGGCTTCCAAGGTGTTCTCCCAGCAATTCATGGAAAGATATGGGATCGCCACGGCCCGCAGCGGCATCTTTGACGAGCCGGTGGCGGCCTCGCGTTTTGCCGCCAGCCTGGGAGGCCGGTGCGCGGTGAAGGCCGACGGGCTGGCCCTGGGCAAGGGGGTGCTCATCTGCCGGGATATGCAACAGGCCGATGCGGCCATTGAGGAAATCCTGGTGCGGCGGGCCTTTGGAGAGGCCGGACGACGGGTGGTCATTCAGGAATTGCTCGAAGGCGTGGAGGTTTCCTTGCATGCCCTGTGTGACGGCAAGACGGCCAAACTATTTCCGGATGCCCAGGATCACAAGCGCGCCCTGGATGGGGATCAGGGATTGAATACCGGCGGCATGGGCACTTATTCGCCCACGCCATTTTTTGGACCGGGCGACGCGATTGTCGTGGTGCGCCAGATTTTGGAACCGTGGCTGAAGGGCTGCGCCGCCGAAGGCATTGATTACCGCGGCGTTTTGTACCCGGGCTTGATGTTGACGCGGCAGGGGCCGAAGGTGCTGGAGTTTAATGCGCGTTTTGGGGATCCCGAAACGCAGGTTTATCTGCCCCGGCTGGAGAATGATTTACTGGAGTTGATGGTGGCGTGTGTAGAAGGGACTTTGGGCAGGGTGGAGCTGAAATTTAATCCTCTGACCGCCGTCTGCGTCATCATGGCCAGCGGGGGTTATCCGGGAAAGTACGAAAAGGGCAAACAAATCACCGGCCTGGAGGACGTGGCTTCCTGGCCCAATACCAAGGTTTTTCATGCCGGCACGGCTCTGGTGGATGGGCGGGTGGTGACCAGTGGCGGGCGCGTGCTGGGGGTGACGGCCTGGGGCAGGGATCTGCCGGCGGCGCGGGAGGCGGCGTATGCCGCCGTGGAGCGCATTCGCTTTGAGGGGGCTCATTACCGGCGGGACATTGCCGCCAAGGCGTTAAAAAAGTAGGCCGGTTTTCGGCCTTAGCGCCACAAGCGGTTGCCCTCCAGGTCGTGGTAAATGACCC
This sequence is a window from Verrucomicrobiia bacterium. Protein-coding genes within it:
- the purD gene encoding phosphoribosylamine--glycine ligase; translation: MKILVVGSGGREHALVWKLAQSPHARQMWCAPGNAGIAQERLAANGAPVQCVPIGAEDLPALLAWAREHQPDLTVVGPDNPLALGIVDQFQAVGLRIWGPNQRAAQFEASKVFSQQFMERYGIATARSGIFDEPVAASRFAASLGGRCAVKADGLALGKGVLICRDMQQADAAIEEILVRRAFGEAGRRVVIQELLEGVEVSLHALCDGKTAKLFPDAQDHKRALDGDQGLNTGGMGTYSPTPFFGPGDAIVVVRQILEPWLKGCAAEGIDYRGVLYPGLMLTRQGPKVLEFNARFGDPETQVYLPRLENDLLELMVACVEGTLGRVELKFNPLTAVCVIMASGGYPGKYEKGKQITGLEDVASWPNTKVFHAGTALVDGRVVTSGGRVLGVTAWGRDLPAAREAAYAAVERIRFEGAHYRRDIAAKALKK